From the Leptolyngbya sp. O-77 genome, one window contains:
- a CDS encoding dienelactone hydrolase family protein: MPLQTPLFSSPTQWVQVPNGDLQIDAYLAMPAGDGTFPAVVVIQEIFGVNEHIRDVTERIAGLGYVAIAPAIYQRLAPGFEAGYTPEDVKQGRVYKEQTKREDLLSDIQAAIAFLHMLPQVKPGGVGCIGFCFGGHVAYLAATLPEVVATASFYGAGITTWCPGNGIPTVSYTPDINGTIYLFFGKEDASIPQEQVDQIESTLQENYIAHRIFRYDSAGHGFFCDRRPDYRPKAAADAWEKVQQLFQQLQTDSETDSDTDSETDSDTDSDTDSE; this comes from the coding sequence ATGCCCCTCCAGACACCACTCTTCTCTAGCCCGACGCAATGGGTGCAGGTGCCCAACGGCGACTTGCAAATTGATGCTTATCTGGCGATGCCTGCGGGTGACGGGACGTTTCCGGCGGTGGTGGTGATTCAGGAAATTTTTGGGGTGAACGAGCATATCCGCGACGTGACAGAGCGCATCGCAGGACTGGGCTACGTGGCGATCGCCCCCGCCATCTATCAGCGACTTGCGCCGGGGTTCGAGGCGGGCTATACGCCGGAAGACGTGAAGCAGGGACGGGTTTACAAAGAGCAGACGAAGCGAGAAGACCTGCTGAGTGATATCCAGGCGGCGATCGCCTTTTTACACATGCTGCCCCAAGTCAAACCCGGCGGTGTTGGCTGCATCGGCTTTTGCTTTGGCGGGCATGTGGCGTATCTGGCGGCGACGCTGCCAGAAGTTGTGGCTACTGCATCTTTCTACGGGGCGGGCATCACCACTTGGTGTCCTGGCAACGGCATTCCCACCGTCAGCTACACGCCGGATATCAACGGCACGATCTATCTATTCTTTGGCAAAGAGGATGCCAGCATTCCCCAAGAGCAGGTAGATCAAATCGAATCGACCCTCCAGGAAAACTACATCGCGCATCGCATCTTTCGCTACGACAGTGCGGGGCACGGCTTCTTCTGCGATCGCCGTCCCGACTATCGGCCCAAAGCGGCTGCTGATGCCTGGGAAAAAGTCCAGCAGCTTTTTCAACAGCTTCAGACCGACAGCGAGACTGACAGCGACACCGACAGCGAGACTGACAGCGACACCGATAGCGACACCGATAGCGAGTAG
- a CDS encoding DMT family transporter — MSNAEQNLEPQMTDLAASSASGSTDLEWQAATDSPVGRADPTDWQAAAALGLALFGISIGSIFSVAAGREMSPNAIALNRLIIAAIVFAALNGIQALCQPDLIPELRKTNPPKALDWLLLLAAGICFALSLVLLAWSFTQTSVAKASLFTHMMPLFTTLGAWLVLGRRFSRRFLIGMMVAVVGAIAIGIDDFGGGDNSLWGDAAALGVALLFATEILIMEQLRSRFAVSLLAMVECAIGSLLLLPTVLLQGESPLPPNGTSAAAVVGLALVTQMGGHGLITYSLKRFSAGVVSVVLLAVPIISAGLALVAFSQTISLMDAIAFAVVLTGIYLSITK; from the coding sequence TTGAGTAACGCAGAGCAAAATCTGGAGCCGCAAATGACCGATTTGGCGGCAAGTTCGGCATCCGGTTCGACGGATCTAGAATGGCAGGCAGCGACAGATTCTCCGGTAGGACGGGCCGATCCTACAGACTGGCAGGCGGCCGCAGCGCTGGGATTGGCGCTGTTCGGCATTTCCATTGGCTCTATCTTTTCTGTGGCGGCGGGGCGCGAGATGAGTCCCAATGCGATCGCCCTCAATCGTCTGATCATCGCGGCGATCGTCTTTGCTGCGCTAAACGGCATTCAGGCATTGTGCCAGCCCGATTTGATTCCGGAGCTTCGTAAGACCAATCCACCAAAAGCCTTGGACTGGCTGCTGCTGCTGGCGGCAGGCATCTGCTTTGCGCTGTCGCTGGTGCTGCTGGCCTGGTCGTTTACCCAGACCAGCGTTGCCAAAGCCTCGCTGTTTACCCACATGATGCCGCTGTTCACCACGCTGGGCGCGTGGCTGGTGCTGGGGCGGCGGTTTAGCAGGCGATTTTTGATCGGCATGATGGTGGCGGTGGTCGGGGCGATCGCCATTGGCATCGACGACTTTGGCGGCGGCGACAACAGTCTGTGGGGGGATGCAGCGGCCCTGGGCGTGGCGCTGCTGTTTGCCACCGAAATTTTGATTATGGAACAGTTGCGATCGCGCTTTGCAGTGTCCCTGCTGGCGATGGTCGAATGCGCGATCGGCAGTCTGCTGCTGCTGCCCACCGTCCTGCTGCAAGGTGAATCGCCCCTGCCCCCCAACGGAACGAGCGCAGCGGCCGTCGTGGGGCTGGCGCTAGTAACGCAGATGGGCGGCCACGGGCTGATTACCTACAGCCTCAAGCGGTTTTCAGCGGGTGTGGTGTCGGTGGTGCTGCTGGCGGTGCCGATAATCTCCGCAGGGCTGGCGCTGGTGGCGTTTTCGCAGACCATTAGTTTGATGGATGCGATCGCCTTTGCGGTCGTGCTGACAGGCATTTATCTGTCAATTACCAAGTAA
- a CDS encoding DUF6464 family protein produces MVALLILMIGLTPSLVSLWIMRQADAQAQERLRHVLEAIAHRGLPSLQPTPDLRYIEGIGLLIGDFTCRYNARSRYLRCAINPSGPCEGCRQYDPVIPDESVMLDS; encoded by the coding sequence ATGGTTGCGCTGCTTATTTTAATGATTGGACTCACGCCTTCGCTGGTGTCGCTCTGGATCATGCGCCAAGCTGATGCCCAAGCTCAGGAGCGACTGCGCCATGTGCTAGAGGCGATCGCCCATCGAGGACTCCCCTCCCTCCAGCCCACGCCAGACCTGCGCTACATCGAAGGCATTGGGCTGCTGATTGGAGATTTTACCTGTCGCTACAACGCGCGATCGCGCTACCTCCGCTGCGCCATCAACCCATCGGGCCCCTGCGAAGGCTGCCGACAATACGACCCGGTGATTCCCGATGAGTCGGTGATGCTCGATTCCTGA
- a CDS encoding Calvin cycle protein CP12 — MSDIQAKIQQERQEAREVCELKGDGSAECAAAWDAVEELQAEAAHQRDKEIEKTSLEQYCDDNPEAAECRVYDN, encoded by the coding sequence ATGAGCGATATCCAAGCCAAAATTCAACAAGAGCGCCAAGAAGCTCGCGAAGTCTGTGAACTCAAGGGTGACGGATCTGCCGAGTGCGCTGCCGCCTGGGATGCGGTTGAAGAACTTCAGGCAGAAGCCGCCCACCAGCGCGACAAGGAAATAGAGAAGACTTCGCTGGAGCAATACTGCGACGACAATCCTGAAGCCGCAGAGTGCCGCGTCTACGACAACTAA
- a CDS encoding FIST C-terminal domain-containing protein: MADTMRWVNALSTRPSLEAAVREVVERSQAQLESPADLGLVFISSTFASEYPRLLPLLSEALDLPVLVGCGGGGIVGMESPNRIQEIEGETALSLTLARLPGVKLHAFHLSAEDLPDLDSPPDAWAELVGVDPAEQPNFILMAEPVFSSINDLLQGLDYAYPGAIKVGGLTDGSGMGHGNLFCNGKLYRDGVVGVALSGNLVMETIVAQGCRPIGQPFRVVEGDRNIMIKIAPETAQPGSTPDRTPLEALQELLQDLSDADRELAQHSLFVGIAQSEFKQQLEQGDFLIRNLLGVDPRAGAVAIGDRVRPGQRIQFHLRDADASATDLETLLRRYQAQSGQASAAGALMFSCLGRGEGLYGKPNFDSALFQRYIAHTPVSGFFCNGEIGPVGSTTFLHGYTSVFGICRPRQA, encoded by the coding sequence GTGGCTGACACGATGCGATGGGTCAATGCATTATCCACGCGCCCGTCTTTGGAAGCGGCGGTGCGAGAGGTAGTAGAGCGATCGCAGGCGCAGCTCGAGTCCCCTGCCGACTTGGGGCTGGTTTTTATCTCCTCTACCTTTGCCAGCGAATATCCCCGCCTGCTGCCCCTGCTCAGCGAGGCGCTGGATTTGCCTGTGCTGGTGGGCTGCGGAGGTGGTGGCATTGTGGGGATGGAAAGCCCCAACCGCATTCAGGAAATCGAAGGCGAAACCGCCCTCAGCCTCACCCTCGCTCGCCTGCCAGGGGTAAAGCTCCACGCCTTTCATCTGTCTGCGGAGGATCTGCCTGATTTGGACAGCCCTCCCGATGCCTGGGCTGAGTTGGTCGGCGTTGACCCGGCGGAGCAGCCCAATTTCATCCTGATGGCGGAGCCTGTCTTTTCCAGCATTAACGACCTGCTGCAAGGGTTGGACTATGCCTATCCGGGCGCAATCAAGGTGGGTGGGCTGACGGACGGCAGCGGGATGGGCCACGGCAACCTGTTTTGCAACGGCAAGCTCTACCGAGACGGCGTGGTGGGCGTGGCGCTGAGTGGCAACCTGGTGATGGAAACCATTGTGGCGCAGGGCTGTCGCCCCATTGGTCAGCCGTTTCGCGTAGTGGAGGGCGATCGCAACATCATGATCAAGATCGCACCAGAAACCGCTCAACCGGGTTCCACCCCCGACCGCACGCCGCTAGAGGCGCTGCAAGAGCTATTGCAAGACCTCAGTGATGCAGATCGTGAGCTAGCCCAGCATTCGCTGTTCGTCGGCATTGCCCAGAGTGAGTTCAAGCAGCAGCTCGAGCAGGGCGATTTTCTGATTCGCAATTTGCTGGGGGTCGATCCCCGCGCTGGGGCAGTGGCCATTGGCGATCGCGTCCGGCCAGGTCAGCGCATCCAGTTTCATCTGCGCGATGCCGATGCGTCGGCGACAGACCTAGAAACCCTGCTGCGCCGCTATCAGGCCCAGTCGGGGCAAGCCTCTGCCGCCGGAGCGCTGATGTTTTCTTGCCTGGGGCGCGGCGAAGGGCTGTATGGCAAACCCAACTTCGACTCTGCCCTGTTCCAGCGCTACATCGCCCACACGCCCGTCAGCGGCTTCTTCTGCAACGGCGAAATTGGCCCCGTTGGCAGCACGACGTTTTTGCATGGCTATACGTCGGTGTTTGGCATTTGCCGGCCGCGGCAGGCGTGA
- the pyrF gene encoding orotidine-5'-phosphate decarboxylase, producing the protein MADSQDFRDNRDQIIVPLDAPTLEEAIALVDQIPAVRFWKVGLELFVSTGATILAELKARQKRIFLDLKFHDIPNTMAGACRAAGRYGVDLLTVHATAGKEALVAANVAAQEGAAAAGNPPPKVIAVTVLTSISPRALAFELKMPLELPDFALQMALLAQDSGLSGVVCSPQEAAHLRQVCGDRFLLVCPGVRPIWASANDQRRVMTPAEALRAGASYLVIGRPITVAPDPAEAFARICQEVAEVTG; encoded by the coding sequence ATGGCAGACTCTCAAGACTTTAGGGATAACCGGGATCAGATTATTGTGCCGCTGGATGCACCAACGCTAGAAGAGGCGATCGCCCTCGTAGACCAGATCCCCGCCGTCCGCTTTTGGAAAGTCGGGCTGGAACTCTTCGTCAGCACGGGCGCAACCATTCTGGCAGAACTGAAAGCCCGGCAGAAGCGGATTTTTCTCGACCTCAAATTTCACGACATTCCCAACACCATGGCCGGAGCCTGTCGCGCTGCCGGACGCTATGGCGTAGACCTGCTTACCGTTCACGCCACGGCAGGCAAAGAGGCCCTCGTCGCCGCCAACGTCGCCGCCCAAGAGGGTGCCGCTGCTGCGGGCAACCCGCCCCCCAAGGTCATCGCTGTGACGGTGCTGACCAGCATTTCGCCCCGTGCCCTCGCCTTCGAGCTAAAGATGCCTCTAGAACTGCCCGACTTTGCCCTCCAGATGGCGCTGCTGGCGCAAGACAGCGGGCTATCCGGCGTGGTCTGCTCGCCCCAGGAGGCTGCCCACCTGCGCCAGGTCTGTGGCGATCGCTTCCTGCTCGTCTGCCCCGGCGTGCGCCCCATCTGGGCCAGCGCCAACGACCAGCGCCGCGTCATGACTCCTGCCGAAGCGCTCCGGGCAGGCGCAAGCTATCTGGTAATTGGTCGCCCAATCACCGTCGCCCCCGACCCAGCAGAAGCGTTTGCGCGAATTTGTCAGGAGGTTGCAGAGGTCACAGGGTAA
- a CDS encoding SulP family inorganic anion transporter: MTAINSWLRQFTHVLKPPDLHFRNFRDDFWGGLTAAIVALPLALAFGVSSGAGAVTGLYGAIFVGIFAALFGGTPAQVSGPTGPMTVVVATIFTVLIGRYPETGLALSFTVIALGGLFQILFGVLRLGTYITLMPYTVISGFMSGIGVIIISLQIGPLFGYKGSSGVVESLRNLPTYLTHPNGFALGLGLMTLAIVFTWPRRLNRIIPSPLLALVIGTLVSLFFWRGCKPDADWGHSYSSATAALASV, from the coding sequence GTGACTGCAATCAACTCCTGGCTAAGACAGTTTACTCATGTTCTGAAACCCCCAGACCTCCATTTTCGTAATTTTCGAGATGACTTTTGGGGCGGACTCACCGCAGCAATCGTGGCGTTGCCGCTGGCGCTGGCGTTTGGCGTATCGTCTGGGGCGGGTGCGGTGACGGGACTCTACGGCGCAATCTTCGTCGGCATTTTCGCGGCATTGTTTGGCGGCACGCCCGCTCAGGTGTCTGGCCCAACTGGGCCAATGACGGTGGTAGTAGCAACGATTTTCACGGTACTGATTGGCCGGTATCCCGAAACCGGCCTGGCGCTTTCATTTACTGTCATTGCGCTGGGGGGGCTGTTCCAGATTTTGTTTGGGGTGCTGCGTTTGGGAACGTACATCACGCTCATGCCCTACACGGTCATTTCTGGCTTTATGTCGGGCATCGGGGTCATTATTATCTCCCTCCAGATTGGGCCGTTGTTTGGCTACAAAGGGTCGAGTGGAGTCGTGGAATCTCTGCGGAACCTGCCGACGTATCTGACGCATCCCAACGGGTTCGCGCTGGGGCTGGGGCTGATGACGCTGGCGATCGTGTTTACCTGGCCGCGTCGGCTGAATCGCATCATTCCTTCGCCGCTGCTAGCGCTGGTGATCGGGACACTCGTATCGCTGTTTTTTTGGCGAGGGTGCAAACCTGACGCGGATTGGGGCCATTCCTACAGCAGTGCCACAGCCGCACTGGCCAGCGTTTGA
- a CDS encoding malic enzyme-like NAD(P)-binding protein — MVSLTPNPSFSLMVRVQLPNQAGMLAYVTMAIGEAGGNIDQIEVIERTLKTIIRDITIEASSVEHAEAIVTALKGLEHIKVLNVSDRTFNLHRGGKISVQSKISLKNQSDLAMAYTPGVGRICTAIAEDPAKVYSLTIKSNTVAIVTDGSAVLGLGNLGPAGALPVMEGKAMLFKEFGGIDAFPICLNTQDTDEIVRTVKNIAPVFGGVNLEDISAPRCFEIEARLQRELDIPIFHDDQHGTAIVSLAALYNALKLVNKSMESVQIVINGAGAAGLAIARLLQKAGATQIVICDSRGILSHSRSDLTDQKKEFAVDQSGSLADAMVGADVFMGVSAPGVVTVDMVKSMAKDPIVFAMANPIPEIQPELVTDDVAVMATGRSDYPNQINNVLAFPGIFRGALDCGAKTMTTTMFLEAAGAIASLITAADLNREYIVPSVFDERVATAVSAAVQRAARADGVATR; from the coding sequence ATGGTCAGCCTCACTCCCAATCCCAGCTTCAGCCTCATGGTGCGCGTGCAGTTGCCCAACCAGGCAGGAATGCTGGCCTACGTCACCATGGCCATTGGCGAGGCGGGCGGCAATATTGACCAGATCGAGGTGATCGAGCGGACGCTGAAAACCATCATCCGCGACATCACGATTGAAGCGTCGAGCGTGGAACATGCCGAGGCAATCGTCACGGCGCTGAAGGGACTGGAGCATATCAAGGTGCTGAACGTGTCGGATCGCACGTTTAACCTGCATCGGGGCGGCAAGATCAGCGTTCAGAGCAAGATTTCTCTGAAAAACCAGAGCGACCTGGCGATGGCCTACACACCGGGGGTGGGGCGCATCTGCACGGCGATCGCCGAAGATCCTGCCAAGGTCTATTCTCTGACGATCAAGAGCAACACTGTGGCGATCGTCACCGATGGCAGTGCCGTGCTGGGTCTGGGCAATCTTGGCCCCGCCGGAGCGCTGCCCGTGATGGAGGGCAAAGCCATGCTGTTTAAGGAATTTGGCGGCATTGATGCCTTTCCGATTTGCCTGAACACGCAGGATACCGACGAAATCGTGCGGACGGTGAAGAACATTGCGCCCGTGTTTGGCGGCGTGAATCTGGAAGACATCAGCGCCCCCCGCTGCTTTGAAATCGAGGCGCGGCTTCAGCGGGAGCTGGATATTCCCATCTTTCACGATGATCAGCATGGCACGGCGATCGTCTCGCTGGCGGCGCTCTACAACGCGCTGAAGCTGGTGAATAAATCGATGGAGTCGGTGCAGATTGTGATTAACGGCGCGGGCGCAGCGGGACTGGCGATCGCCCGACTGTTGCAAAAAGCCGGAGCCACCCAGATTGTAATCTGCGACTCGCGGGGCATCCTCAGCCACAGCCGCAGCGACCTGACCGACCAAAAGAAAGAATTTGCCGTAGACCAAAGCGGCTCCCTGGCGGATGCGATGGTGGGCGCGGATGTATTCATGGGCGTGAGTGCGCCGGGGGTGGTAACGGTGGACATGGTGAAGTCGATGGCAAAAGACCCGATTGTATTTGCCATGGCCAATCCAATTCCTGAAATTCAGCCGGAACTGGTGACCGATGACGTGGCGGTGATGGCGACAGGCCGCAGCGACTATCCCAACCAGATCAACAATGTGCTGGCCTTTCCCGGCATCTTTCGCGGGGCCCTGGACTGCGGCGCAAAGACCATGACCACGACCATGTTCCTGGAGGCAGCAGGGGCGATCGCCTCGCTCATTACCGCCGCCGACCTCAACCGGGAGTACATCGTGCCATCGGTGTTTGACGAGCGCGTGGCGACTGCCGTCTCTGCTGCGGTTCAGCGGGCTGCCCGCGCCGACGGGGTGGCGACCCGCTAG
- a CDS encoding anion transporter encodes MLYFGIAFRALAQWLPVAQAAVIGLTYVGLALGSVPGLRMNRATMAIAGTAALIALGTLSLKEAWQAIDPTTIVFLLSTMIVNAYLSYAGFFQLALLYLIRLTSSPFGLLVALTLGCGALSAVFLNDTIALVFTPLTVSLAQTLSLNPVPYLLALAAATNIGSVATLNGNPQNILVGSFSGIAYAEFARVMIPIALMGLLLQIGLLGWMYPDVRSLKPRPYVPTFRPRAYRPLLRKTLLVSSLMLAAFVVGLPLAESALAATGVLLITRRIKPQRVLQDVDWGLLVIFSGLFVLTRSLQSFNLLSGLLPWIAHPVGLVSITTLLSNLISNVPAVLLLQSLIDRGDKQSWLLLAVSSTLAGNLTLFGAVANLITAEAAASQGYSLSFWTHLRFGLPLTLATLAIATTWVLWQG; translated from the coding sequence GTGCTATATTTTGGCATCGCGTTTCGCGCCCTCGCCCAATGGCTTCCCGTTGCCCAGGCGGCGGTGATTGGGCTGACCTATGTGGGATTGGCACTGGGGTCAGTGCCAGGGCTGCGGATGAATCGGGCCACGATGGCGATCGCCGGAACGGCTGCCCTCATCGCCCTGGGCACGCTGTCCCTCAAGGAGGCCTGGCAGGCCATTGACCCAACGACCATTGTGTTTCTGCTCAGCACGATGATCGTCAATGCCTACCTTAGCTACGCCGGATTTTTTCAGCTGGCGCTGCTATATCTCATCCGCCTCACAAGTAGCCCCTTTGGGCTGCTGGTAGCGCTGACGCTGGGCTGCGGGGCACTCTCGGCGGTGTTCCTGAACGACACGATTGCCCTGGTGTTTACGCCGCTCACGGTCAGCCTGGCCCAAACCCTGTCGCTCAATCCGGTTCCCTACCTGCTGGCGCTGGCAGCCGCCACCAACATCGGCTCCGTCGCTACGCTCAACGGCAATCCGCAGAATATTCTGGTCGGCTCCTTTTCGGGCATTGCCTACGCCGAGTTTGCGCGGGTGATGATCCCCATTGCCCTGATGGGTCTGCTGCTGCAAATTGGGCTGCTGGGGTGGATGTATCCAGACGTGCGATCGCTCAAACCGCGCCCCTACGTACCCACCTTTCGCCCCCGCGCCTACCGCCCGCTGCTGCGAAAAACGCTGCTTGTGAGTAGCTTAATGCTGGCTGCCTTTGTGGTGGGATTGCCGCTGGCCGAGTCGGCTTTGGCGGCGACGGGCGTGCTGCTGATTACGCGCCGCATCAAGCCTCAGCGCGTGTTGCAGGATGTGGACTGGGGCCTGCTGGTGATTTTTTCGGGCCTGTTTGTGCTGACGCGCAGCCTGCAATCCTTTAATCTACTGTCGGGGCTGCTCCCCTGGATTGCCCATCCCGTGGGTCTGGTCAGCATCACAACGCTCTTGTCAAACCTGATTTCCAATGTGCCTGCGGTGCTGCTGCTGCAATCGCTGATCGACCGTGGAGATAAGCAATCCTGGCTGCTGCTGGCGGTTAGCTCCACGCTGGCAGGCAACCTGACACTGTTTGGCGCGGTGGCCAACCTGATTACCGCCGAAGCCGCCGCCAGCCAGGGATATTCGCTGTCGTTTTGGACGCACCTGCGGTTTGGGCTGCCGCTGACGCTGGCGACCCTGGCGATCGCCACCACCTGGGTTCTCTGGCAGGGTTGA
- the gatA gene encoding Asp-tRNA(Asn)/Glu-tRNA(Gln) amidotransferase subunit GatA — protein MASIRELHQQLVRKERSAVEIATEALERVQALEPKLHSFISVTADRAIAQAQRVDAQIAAGEEIGLLAGIPIGIKDNLCTKGIRTTCGSRILENFVPPYESTVTQRLFDAGAVMVGKTNMDEFAMGSSTETSAYQVTANPWDLERVPGGSSGGSAAAVAAGQCVVALGSDTGGSIRQPASLCGVVGMKPTYGLVSRYGLVAYASSLDQIGPFARTVEDAAILLGAIAGYDPQDSTSLKVEIPDYAAALKPDFKPRGKLRIGVIQETFGEGLDSTVEAAVTKAVETLQALGAEIQVINCPKFRYGLPTYYIIAPSEASANLARYDGVKYGFRADDPENLLDMYAKTRAKGFGAEVKRRIMIGTYALSAGYYDAYYLKAQKVRTLIKQDFEIAFQKVDVLVCPTSPTTAFKAGEKTDDPLSMYLSDLMTIPVNLAGLPALSLPCGFDEQGLPIGLQMIGNVLREDLLLSVAHAYEQTTEWHKKAPVV, from the coding sequence ATGGCATCCATCCGTGAGTTGCATCAACAGCTCGTCCGCAAAGAGCGCTCGGCCGTCGAAATTGCCACCGAAGCCCTGGAGCGGGTTCAAGCCCTAGAACCCAAACTGCACAGCTTTATCAGCGTGACGGCCGACCGGGCGATCGCCCAGGCGCAGCGCGTGGATGCCCAGATTGCAGCCGGTGAGGAAATTGGGCTGCTGGCGGGCATTCCGATTGGCATCAAGGATAACCTCTGCACGAAAGGCATCCGCACCACCTGCGGCTCCCGCATTCTGGAAAACTTTGTGCCGCCCTACGAGTCCACCGTGACGCAGCGCTTGTTCGATGCAGGCGCGGTGATGGTGGGCAAAACGAATATGGACGAGTTTGCGATGGGCAGTTCGACGGAAACCTCTGCCTATCAGGTGACGGCGAACCCGTGGGATTTGGAGCGCGTACCGGGTGGATCTTCGGGCGGTTCTGCCGCAGCGGTGGCCGCGGGGCAGTGCGTTGTGGCGCTGGGATCAGATACGGGTGGTTCGATCCGTCAACCTGCGTCTCTCTGTGGCGTGGTGGGCATGAAGCCGACCTACGGGCTGGTGTCGCGCTATGGGCTGGTGGCCTACGCCTCGTCGCTGGATCAGATTGGTCCCTTTGCTCGCACGGTGGAAGACGCGGCAATCTTGCTGGGGGCGATCGCTGGGTATGACCCGCAGGACTCCACCAGCCTTAAGGTCGAAATCCCTGACTACGCCGCTGCCCTCAAGCCCGACTTCAAGCCGCGAGGCAAACTGCGGATTGGCGTAATTCAAGAAACCTTTGGCGAAGGGCTGGACTCTACCGTAGAAGCGGCCGTCACCAAAGCCGTTGAAACCTTGCAAGCACTCGGTGCCGAAATCCAGGTGATTAACTGTCCTAAGTTTCGCTATGGGCTGCCTACGTACTACATCATCGCCCCGTCTGAAGCCTCGGCCAACCTGGCCCGCTACGACGGCGTGAAGTATGGCTTTCGCGCCGACGACCCCGAAAACCTACTAGATATGTACGCCAAGACCCGCGCTAAGGGCTTTGGCGCAGAGGTGAAGCGGCGCATCATGATTGGCACCTATGCGCTGTCAGCGGGCTATTACGATGCCTACTACCTCAAGGCGCAAAAGGTGCGGACGCTGATCAAGCAAGACTTTGAGATTGCCTTCCAAAAAGTGGACGTGCTGGTGTGCCCCACCTCACCGACAACGGCCTTCAAGGCGGGCGAAAAGACCGATGATCCGCTCAGCATGTACCTGTCTGACCTGATGACGATTCCGGTGAACCTGGCGGGATTGCCTGCCCTCAGTCTGCCCTGCGGTTTTGACGAACAGGGCTTGCCGATTGGCCTGCAGATGATTGGCAACGTGCTGCGGGAAGACCTGCTGCTGAGTGTGGCCCATGCCTATGAGCAGACGACGGAGTGGCATAAGAAAGCGCCTGTAGTCTAG
- a CDS encoding serine hydrolase — protein sequence MVAIMKSVAHRWWWYALVAPISAVGVMAGSVLVHSYPALTPVLERPSEEGESLISEAKSLAELYEIRDRLQQDIENQPPTLVSVATGAASTPTNLLEKLQAVEIRIGVEESAKASWEQAIRTANQAVELKQQPDQTEETIAKRYQLWKSATDSLREVSADSFVGEQAAKKLKEYEGILSVVAYEYDTARSGFLKAIADSTGMGARVHVTVCTLERECRRYQGKEPPASPASLIKVPLAIATMEKLTREKIDPNTPIFIDRSNYTEDAAKIWVGTEYPIRQVLLQMITHSSNIATNQLIDYVGWEAINQTLRDRGYEYTRVSTKLVGNYTYPTANMGGVPNEINMDELTDMMVSVYNNEVPGADLILEGLVNQYDWELGYEAIRRPAVWIGEKTGQNSSVLGTTVGVNIKGKRYVISVAINYTASEPAVKQVISGIVKHLIDHDGF from the coding sequence GTGGTCGCAATCATGAAATCAGTGGCGCATCGCTGGTGGTGGTATGCCCTCGTTGCACCCATCAGCGCAGTCGGAGTCATGGCAGGATCTGTCCTGGTTCATTCTTATCCAGCCCTGACACCCGTGCTGGAGCGTCCCTCCGAAGAGGGGGAATCTCTCATTTCTGAAGCCAAGTCGCTGGCAGAGCTATACGAAATCCGCGATCGCCTCCAGCAAGACATCGAGAACCAGCCGCCCACCCTGGTTTCCGTGGCAACAGGAGCGGCCTCTACCCCCACAAACTTGCTAGAAAAGCTGCAAGCGGTCGAAATCCGCATTGGCGTGGAAGAATCTGCCAAAGCAAGCTGGGAACAAGCCATCCGCACGGCAAATCAGGCGGTTGAACTGAAGCAACAGCCAGACCAAACCGAGGAAACCATTGCCAAGCGCTATCAGCTCTGGAAATCTGCAACCGATTCGCTGCGGGAAGTGTCCGCCGATTCATTTGTGGGGGAACAGGCTGCCAAGAAGCTGAAGGAATATGAGGGCATCTTGAGCGTGGTGGCCTACGAATACGACACTGCCCGCTCCGGGTTCCTGAAGGCGATCGCCGACAGCACAGGCATGGGCGCTCGCGTTCATGTCACGGTCTGCACGCTAGAGCGCGAGTGTCGCCGCTATCAGGGCAAAGAGCCACCCGCCAGCCCCGCCAGCCTGATCAAGGTGCCGCTGGCGATCGCCACAATGGAAAAGCTGACCCGCGAAAAGATCGACCCCAACACGCCAATTTTCATCGACCGCAGCAACTACACGGAAGACGCAGCCAAGATCTGGGTCGGCACGGAGTACCCGATTCGGCAGGTGCTTCTGCAAATGATTACCCACAGCAGCAACATCGCCACGAATCAACTCATTGACTACGTGGGCTGGGAAGCGATTAACCAAACCCTGCGCGATCGCGGCTACGAATACACCCGCGTTAGCACCAAGCTCGTTGGTAACTACACCTACCCTACTGCCAACATGGGCGGCGTGCCCAACGAAATCAACATGGACGAACTCACCGACATGATGGTGAGCGTCTATAACAATGAAGTCCCCGGTGCAGACCTGATTTTGGAAGGACTCGTAAACCAGTACGACTGGGAATTGGGCTATGAGGCCATTCGGCGACCCGCTGTGTGGATTGGCGAAAAAACGGGGCAAAACTCCAGCGTACTGGGCACGACCGTCGGCGTGAACATCAAGGGCAAACGCTACGTCATTTCGGTCGCCATTAATTACACCGCCAGCGAACCCGCTGTGAAGCAGGTGATCTCTGGCATTGTGAAGCATTTAATAGACCACGACGGCTTCTGA